One window of Inquilinus sp. KBS0705 genomic DNA carries:
- a CDS encoding ABC transporter ATP-binding protein has product MNILLSYLSKHRWVVVLALFLAATNIGFSLLDPYITGRIVDNFIEKYKVLSHDEYMYGVLKLVGMAIGVAMVSRIAKNFQDYFTNIITQKVGAEMYADGLKHSLELPYQVFEDQRSGETLGILQKVRLDCEKFITSFISILFVSLIGMVFVIVYSASVSYQVTLVYFAAIPVITFVSMAMSRKIKRIQKSIVSETTALAGSTTESLRNIELIKSLGLAKQEIKRLNNTTYKILDLELKKVKYVRSMSFVQGTTVNFVRSAMVVVLLMLIFKGSISPGQYFSFLFYSFFLFNPLQELGNVILSWREAQVSLNNFNNILNIPIDAKPDKPVLLEKVRALEFSNVTFKHLTANRNALNNICFITNTGETIAFVGPSGSGKTTLVKLLVGLYQPLQGDILYNNTVSKEIDLDELREKIGFVTQDTQLFSGTIRENLLFVRPDATDEDCMNVLQRAACQTLLARADKGLSTVIGEGGVKVSGGEKQRLSIARALLRKPDILVFDEATSSLDSITEEEITDTIRDVSVLNDHITILIAHRLSTIMHADCIYVLEKGNIIESGKHHDLIDQKGLYYAMWRQQIGEKHTVDA; this is encoded by the coding sequence ATGAATATACTATTATCATATCTTTCCAAACATCGTTGGGTGGTTGTACTCGCTTTGTTCTTGGCCGCCACTAACATTGGCTTCTCCCTGCTCGATCCGTATATTACCGGTCGTATAGTAGATAACTTTATCGAAAAATACAAAGTGCTTAGCCACGACGAATACATGTATGGTGTATTAAAACTGGTTGGTATGGCTATTGGCGTTGCCATGGTATCGCGCATAGCAAAAAACTTCCAGGATTATTTTACAAACATTATTACCCAAAAGGTGGGTGCCGAAATGTATGCCGATGGCCTTAAGCACTCGCTTGAGCTACCCTACCAGGTATTTGAAGACCAGCGCAGCGGCGAAACACTCGGCATATTACAAAAGGTACGGTTAGATTGCGAAAAGTTTATCACCTCATTTATCAGTATACTATTTGTAAGCTTGATAGGCATGGTGTTCGTAATTGTTTATTCGGCTAGTGTAAGCTACCAGGTTACACTGGTATACTTTGCCGCTATACCGGTTATTACATTTGTAAGTATGGCCATGAGCCGTAAAATAAAGCGCATACAAAAAAGCATTGTATCAGAAACTACCGCATTGGCCGGCTCAACTACCGAAAGTTTAAGAAATATTGAACTGATAAAAAGCCTTGGCCTGGCTAAGCAGGAAATAAAACGCCTTAATAACACCACCTATAAAATATTGGACCTTGAACTGAAAAAGGTAAAATATGTACGCAGCATGAGCTTTGTACAAGGCACTACTGTAAATTTTGTGCGTAGCGCTATGGTGGTTGTTTTATTGATGTTGATATTTAAAGGCAGCATATCGCCGGGGCAGTATTTTAGCTTTTTGTTTTACTCTTTCTTTTTGTTTAACCCCCTGCAGGAGTTAGGTAATGTTATATTAAGCTGGCGCGAGGCCCAGGTATCGTTAAATAACTTTAACAATATATTAAATATCCCGATTGATGCCAAGCCCGATAAACCTGTGTTGTTAGAAAAAGTACGCGCACTTGAATTTAGCAACGTTACCTTTAAGCACCTAACCGCTAACCGCAACGCATTAAACAACATTTGTTTTATCACTAACACCGGCGAAACCATCGCGTTTGTTGGGCCATCCGGCTCGGGTAAAACCACTTTGGTTAAACTGCTGGTAGGTTTGTATCAGCCATTACAGGGTGATATTTTGTACAACAACACCGTAAGTAAAGAAATTGACCTTGACGAACTGCGCGAAAAAATAGGCTTCGTAACCCAGGATACACAGTTGTTTTCGGGTACCATCCGCGAGAATTTGCTGTTCGTTCGCCCGGACGCTACAGACGAGGATTGTATGAATGTATTACAGCGTGCCGCTTGCCAAACTTTACTTGCACGGGCGGATAAAGGCCTGAGCACAGTAATTGGCGAAGGTGGTGTAAAAGTATCGGGTGGCGAAAAGCAACGCTTATCTATTGCACGTGCTTTGCTACGCAAGCCGGATATTTTAGTGTTTGACGAGGCCACTTCTTCATTAGATTCCATCACAGAAGAAGAAATAACCGATACCATACGGGATGTATCTGTATTGAACGACCATATTACCATACTGATAGCACACCGCCTATCAACCATTATGCATGCCGATTGCATTTATGTTCTGGAAAAAGGTAACATTATCGAGTCGGGCAAGCACCACGATCTTATTGATCAAAAAGGCCTGTACTATGCTATGTGGCGCCAGCAAATTGGCGAAAAGCATACAGTGGATGCGTAA
- a CDS encoding ribosome recycling factor: MSELIKKQVSDAKALMDKAIAHADNELNKIRAGKASPSMLDDVMVDYYGSPTPLSQVGSVNTPDARTIVVQPWEKTLLTAIEKAIKEANLGVNPQNDGVIIRINVPPLTEERRRELAKKAKAEAETGKIAIRNIRKDANEKIKKLKTEGVSEDEIKVGEAEVQKLTDGYIIKVDQLSDAKEKDIMTV; this comes from the coding sequence ATGAGCGAACTCATTAAGAAACAAGTAAGTGATGCAAAAGCTTTAATGGATAAAGCAATTGCCCATGCCGATAACGAGTTAAACAAAATACGTGCAGGTAAGGCCAGCCCATCTATGCTGGATGATGTAATGGTTGATTACTATGGCTCGCCAACACCTTTAAGCCAGGTGGGCAGTGTAAATACCCCTGATGCACGCACTATTGTTGTACAGCCATGGGAAAAAACATTGTTAACCGCCATTGAAAAAGCTATTAAAGAAGCTAACCTGGGTGTTAACCCGCAAAACGATGGTGTTATCATCCGCATTAACGTACCGCCTTTAACCGAAGAACGTCGACGCGAATTGGCCAAAAAAGCTAAAGCTGAAGCCGAAACAGGTAAAATAGCTATCCGCAACATCCGTAAAGATGCTAACGAGAAGATAAAAAAATTAAAAACTGAAGGCGTATCTGAAGATGAGATAAAAGTTGGCGAAGCCGAGGTGCAAAAGTTAACCGACGGTTACATCATTAAAGTCGACCAGCTATCAGATGCTAAAGAAAAAGATATTATGACAGTTTAA
- a CDS encoding glycoside hydrolase: MKKITFAIALFFSVLAAQAQTKTVPTPAPESDDQESLAKDYLSQIMGVAMSATSNMKLFHFVYDWIGTPYRFGGSSKKGIDCSAFTKQLYSDVFNMSIRRSSRDIFSMVNPVSKDDLKEGDLVFFKIHSRSISHVGIYLGNNRFAHASSRGVAISSLDDAYYSRYFYKGGRMLESFKNELSASSSTTEEPTN, from the coding sequence ATGAAGAAAATTACTTTTGCTATTGCACTATTTTTCAGCGTTTTAGCTGCACAAGCTCAAACAAAAACTGTTCCAACTCCGGCACCTGAATCTGACGATCAGGAAAGTCTGGCGAAAGATTACCTTTCTCAAATTATGGGCGTTGCAATGTCGGCAACCTCAAACATGAAACTTTTTCACTTTGTTTACGATTGGATTGGCACCCCTTACCGTTTTGGCGGAAGCTCAAAAAAAGGTATTGATTGCTCTGCTTTTACCAAACAATTATACAGCGATGTTTTTAACATGTCTATCCGTCGCAGTTCACGCGATATATTTAGCATGGTAAACCCGGTTAGTAAAGATGATTTGAAAGAAGGCGACTTAGTTTTCTTTAAAATACACAGCCGTAGCATATCGCATGTGGGTATTTATTTAGGCAACAACAGGTTTGCGCATGCATCATCGCGTGGTGTTGCTATCAGCAGCCTTGATGATGCTTACTACAGCCGCTACTTTTACAAAGGAGGCCGCATGCTGGAGTCATTTAAAAATGAGCTTTCGGCATCTTCATCAACAACAGAAGAACCTACTAATTAA
- a CDS encoding RNA-binding protein, with amino-acid sequence MNIFVGSLPYSLQEADLQELFEAYGEVTTVKIIIDRESGRSKGFGFVEMSDDEAAQKAISGLNGSEVAGRSIAVSQAEDKKPGERRSGGGGGYGGGNRGGGGGGYSRDSRGGGGGGYSKDSRGGGGGSRW; translated from the coding sequence ATGAACATATTCGTAGGAAGCCTTCCGTACTCATTACAGGAAGCAGATTTACAAGAGCTTTTTGAAGCTTACGGTGAAGTAACCACCGTTAAAATTATTATTGACAGAGAGTCCGGCAGAAGCAAAGGTTTCGGATTTGTTGAAATGTCTGACGATGAAGCAGCTCAAAAAGCAATTTCGGGTTTAAACGGATCTGAAGTTGCTGGTCGCTCAATTGCAGTTAGCCAGGCTGAGGACAAAAAACCAGGCGAGCGCAGAAGCGGTGGCGGTGGTGGTTACGGTGGCGGCAACCGCGGTGGCGGTGGCGGTGGCTACTCAAGAGACAGCAGAGGTGGCGGCGGTGGCGGCTACTCAAAAGATAGCAGAGGCGGCGGCGGCGGTAGCCGTTGGTAG
- a CDS encoding CapA family protein, producing the protein MKFALPLLCIYLLLAACNSAPKQQVVIKQQRRSKTDTPQTKVSTPAGDTLSIVAVGDLMPGTSYPNKNTLPPDSGRNSFKHALNYLRNADVAFGNLEGVLLDTGAAIDYKLRSKNKTYLFRIPTAYGALFKDAGFDALSLGNNHTNDFAAAGRKSTAKILDSLGISYAGLKTHPAAIFTIKGIRYGFCAFSPNSQTASLVDIKGAKNLISDLKSKCDIVVVSFHGGAEGVTFEHVPPGDESYNGEYRGNVRLFTHAAVDAGADFIFGHGPHVVRGMEIYNKRLIAYSLGNFCTHSGVSVLGICGLAPLLKITLNKKGEFLNGQIISYRQTHDKGTLRDTLNRAALRIKMLTDSDFTAPGLSISSLGVITPLRGN; encoded by the coding sequence ATGAAATTTGCCCTACCCCTGCTTTGTATTTACCTTTTGCTTGCCGCATGCAACAGCGCGCCAAAGCAGCAAGTGGTTATTAAGCAGCAACGAAGGTCAAAAACGGATACCCCTCAAACTAAAGTTAGTACCCCTGCTGGTGACACCCTTAGCATAGTAGCCGTTGGCGACCTGATGCCGGGCACATCGTACCCAAACAAAAACACATTGCCGCCCGATAGCGGTCGCAATAGCTTTAAGCATGCTTTAAATTATTTACGTAATGCCGATGTTGCCTTTGGCAACCTTGAGGGTGTTTTATTAGATACCGGTGCCGCAATTGATTACAAACTGCGGTCAAAAAATAAAACTTACTTGTTTAGGATCCCCACCGCTTATGGCGCATTATTTAAAGATGCCGGCTTTGATGCCTTAAGCTTGGGTAATAACCATACTAACGATTTTGCAGCGGCGGGGCGCAAATCCACCGCTAAAATATTAGATAGCCTGGGTATTAGTTATGCGGGCTTAAAAACCCACCCTGCGGCTATATTTACTATAAAAGGTATCCGCTATGGCTTTTGCGCCTTTTCGCCAAATAGCCAAACGGCATCGCTGGTTGATATAAAAGGGGCTAAAAATCTCATCAGTGATCTAAAATCTAAATGTGATATTGTTGTTGTTTCTTTTCATGGTGGGGCAGAGGGGGTTACTTTTGAGCATGTGCCACCCGGCGATGAAAGTTATAATGGCGAGTATCGTGGTAATGTAAGGTTATTTACCCATGCTGCCGTTGATGCCGGTGCCGATTTTATTTTTGGACATGGCCCACATGTTGTGCGTGGAATGGAAATTTATAACAAAAGGCTTATAGCCTATAGCCTTGGCAACTTTTGCACACATAGCGGTGTAAGCGTATTAGGCATTTGCGGCCTTGCCCCTTTATTAAAGATAACCCTGAACAAAAAAGGGGAGTTTTTAAACGGGCAGATCATATCATACAGACAAACGCACGATAAAGGGACCTTACGCGATACACTCAACCGCGCTGCTTTACGTATAAAAATGCTAACCGACAGCGATTTTACTGCTCCCGGTTTAAGCATTTCAAGTTTGGGTGTTATTACACCTTTAAGAGGTAATTAA
- a CDS encoding 3-oxoacyl-ACP synthase, with protein MNNIKEELHALCVSYVQNRMHAAEQAIAGAQQSANDDTKSSAGDKYETGREMAQQETNRNLAQLNEANKLMVALNQISTKNNSKKADTGSVVITNNGNFYIAISAGSLVLNGQNYFAVSSASPIGIKLTGTLSGDEFVLNGKTYQILDIL; from the coding sequence ATGAATAACATAAAAGAAGAGTTGCATGCACTATGCGTAAGTTATGTACAAAACCGTATGCACGCCGCCGAACAAGCCATTGCGGGTGCACAGCAATCGGCAAATGATGATACCAAAAGTAGCGCAGGCGACAAATACGAAACCGGGCGTGAAATGGCGCAGCAAGAAACTAACCGCAACCTGGCCCAGCTTAACGAAGCCAACAAGCTAATGGTAGCCCTAAACCAAATAAGCACTAAAAACAATTCAAAAAAAGCCGACACCGGCAGTGTAGTAATTACCAACAATGGCAACTTTTATATAGCCATAAGTGCCGGCAGCTTAGTGCTTAACGGGCAAAACTATTTCGCGGTTTCGTCTGCATCGCCAATAGGTATAAAACTAACCGGCACATTATCAGGCGATGAGTTTGTATTGAACGGAAAAACCTACCAAATACTTGATATTTTGTAA